GCTCGAACATCATTTGAACGGCAAGAAAATTGCGTCACACTACTATTCATCGAGCTATTTGTACGAAGGGCTCGCAAAAGATTAATTGACAAATGATTAGATTCCGCTATGCTAGGAAAAGTGGAAAGAAACAGGAGGTGTATCGATTGAACAGCTTCCAACAGTTCAAATTGTTACCGTTTATCGTCGATGCCTTGACAGAAAAGCGCATCACAGTACCGACGGACATTCAAGCCCGGATTATTCCGGCTGCGATGAATGGCCGCGATATCATTGGGAAATCACAAACCGGGACGGGGAAGACGCTTGCGTTCCTCTTACCTATTTTAGAAGCAATTGATCCGAAAGAAGAATCGGTCCAAGCCATCGTCGTCGCACCGACGCGCGAACTCGCTTGGCAGATTCACGAAGAGTTGAAAACGCTCCTCGTCAAACAGCCGGACTATATTAAAACAAGTTTGATTGTCGGAGGAACTGACCGGGAACGACAAATCGACAAGATGAAAAACCCACCACAACTGATCATCGGGACACCAGGTCGTCTACTCGACTTGATGAAAGTCCAAGCATTATTCCCGCACAAAGTTACACACTTCGTCGTCGACGAAGCCGACCAAATGCTCGACATGGGCTTCTTGCCTGAAGTCGACCGCATCGCGCAGGCGTTGCCAGAGAAACTTCAAACGATGGTTTTCTCAGCGACGATTCCTGAGAAGCTGCAACCGTTCTTGAAGAAATATTTGCATGACCCGCGTTACGCCGAGGCGAGTGAAGAGCACCGCGTCGTTCCGAAAATCAAGCATCACGTCATCCCGGTCCGACATCGTGACCGCAAGGCGTTGACGGTCGAGATCGCAAAAGCGATCAACCCGTTCGTCTGTCTCGTGTTCACGAACACGAAACAAGATGCGGATGAGTTGGAGACGTCGTTCCGCGAGGCGGGACTCAACGTCGGTACGCTTCATGGGGACATGCAAGCCCGTCGCCGGAAGCAAGCGATCAAAGACATCAACGACGCGAAATATCAGTTCGTGATCGCCACCGACTTGGCGGCGCGCGGCATCGATATTAAAGGTGTGTCGCACGTCATCAACTTCGGGATTCCGAAAGACCTCGACTTCTATACGCACCGTGTCGGCCGAACGGGCCGCGCTGGTGAGACGGGTGAAGCGTACACGTTGTACGAAGATCACGAGAACGGTCCGATCAATCGACTCGAAGAGCGTGGTTTCACGTTCAAACATGTCGATGTGAAAAACGGATCACTTCAAGAGATCAAGACACGCAAACGCCGCACGACCGACCGGAAGATGAAAGTCTCGCAAACGGCGCATAGCCGGATGGCGGGCGAAATCAAGAAGGCGAAGAAAAAGGTCAAGCCTGGTTACAAGAAGAAGTTCAAATACAAATTGAAAGAGACGGCCTCACGTGAGCATATGCAGAGCCAACGTAAGGAACGTCGCGAAGTTCGTAAAAAGAACCGACGCTAAGCAAAAGAAGAATCGACTTCGTGGAGTCGATTCTTCTTTTTGTGTACACTAAGGACAGATGAGAATGAAGGAGAAATGACTATGTTAAAAATTGGTTCCCACGTTTCTGTATCCGGTAAGAAAATGTTGCTCGCTGGCAGTGAAGAAGCCGTCTCATACGGCGCTAACACGATGATGGTATATACGGGTGCGCCCCAAAACACACGGCGCAAGCCAATCGAGGATTTGAATATCGAGGCGGCGCTCGCCCATATGGCGGCGCACGACATCAACGAGATCGTCGTCCATGCCCCGTATATCATCAACTTGGGCAACACGACGAAACCGGAGACGTTCGAACTCGCCGTCTCGTTTTTGGCCGCCGAAATCAAACGGGCCGAAGCGCTCCAAGTCGCACGTCACGTCGTCCTTCACCCGGGCGCGCATGTCGGTGCAGGGGAAGACGTCGGCTTGGCCCGCATCATCGAAGGCTTGAACGAGGTGCTCACCGGTGACGAGACCGTGAAAATCGCACTTGAGACGATGGCCGGAAAAGGCAGCGAACTCGGCAAGACGTTCGAAGAACTGGCAACGATCATCGACGGGGTGACGCACAACGACCGGCTCTCGGTCTGTTTCGACACATGTCACGTTCATGACGCGGGTTATGACCTCGTCGGCGATTTGGACGGTGTCATTGAACAGTTCGACCAAATCGTCGGACTGGACCGTCTCGGCGTCATCCACGTCAACGATTCGAAGAACGTGCGCGGCGCGAAAAAAGACCGTCACGAGAATATCGGCTATGGCGAAATCGGCTTCGACACGTTGAACCGGATCATCCACCACGAGGCGTTCACCCACTTGCCAAAAATTTTGGAGACGCCGTATATCCCGATCAGTGAGAAAACGAAAGTGGCACCATACAAACAAGAGATCGAGATGTTCCGGGCGAACCGATTCGATGCCGAATGGCGCGAACAGTTCACGCTCGCGCACCAGTAAGATGAACATCATCCGAATCGATCCGAACGAGTATGATGTCTGGTCCGCGCTCCCGATCTACTTTCAGGAAGCGAGCCCGTTCTATGTGGAAGGCCGGCTCGAAGAGGGGACAGCTTGGATTGAGATTCTCGGATACGGTATCGTGGCTGAAGTCGAAGTCATGCTCGTCGAGATGACCAAGCGCCCGGCCGACCGCTATTGGCGGACGGAGGCGGGACCAGAGACGAAGGCGTATAGCCTCGTCGACGTGGTCGGTCTTGATTTCCATCATCCGTTGCTTCAATCAGGTATGTACGAGGAAGACACGGACGCTGTCATCCGCACCAAATGGGAGCAAGGGTACCGCGTCCCGTCTGCCAAGTGGACCCGGGAGACGTTCACTGCTCACTTGACCGAAGAGCAGGCAGTGTCACAGCTCGCCCCGACGGCCATCTGTGAAGCGTGCGGGGATGACATGAACCGTTTCGGGCCGACCGGGATTCGTTTGATGGAGTATCATCTCGAAGCAGGGAGTGGCACGTGGCTCTGCCCGACGTGTCACAAAGCGAGACATTATGATCTATAAAAAAAACGAAGCCCGCGGGCTTCGTTTTTTGAATTAAAATGGCCAGTTCGCGAGTGCGAATTGATATACTTTCATCCCAAGAAACACACCGAAGATGCCGATGACGCCCGGTAAGACCGGCGGGGCAGGGAGCGGCAACTTCAAGGCCGTGAAAATCATGCCACAAATGAGACCAGCGAGCAATGACAATAGGATTTCTTGCATGAATGATTCCTCCATAATCGAAATGAAAACGCTTAACTAACAGGTAACCGAGTTCATTATACAATGTTCATTCTCGTTTGAGAAGTCTAACATCAGTCATCTGTCATTTTCTCGTTTTCGGCTCGCAAGCGGAGGACTTCCCGTTCGGCCCAGTTCGACGGTTCGCGCTCAAACACGCTCGGGATGTTGTTCCAACGTCCGCCCGTGTATTGATGGATGATGATTTGTGATTGGATGCGCTCTTGTCCGGCCTCTTGTTTCAAATAGACGTAACTGCCGTCAGCACGCTGGATTCTCGCTTTCACGTTATCGACGAGTTGCAGCGCGAGCATATCTTTGATGTATGACTTGTGTCCCGCGTCAAGAATCGGGAAGAGGATCTCGATCCGTTTGCGCATGTTGCGCGTCATCCAGTCGGCCGATGAGCAATACAAGTCTTCTTTCCCGTTTTGATAGAAGTAGAAGATGCGCGAGTGCTCCAAATACCGGTCGATGATGGACACGACGCGGATATTATCCGAGATGCCTTTAATCCCGGGACGTAAACAACAGATGCCACGGATGATCAAATCGATTTTGACCCCGGCCTGTGAGGCGTCATACAGTTTTGTGATGATCGGCTTGTCGGTGATCGAGTTCATCTTGGCGACGATGCGACCGTTCCCGTATTTCTCATGCAGTTTAATCTCTTCGTCAATCTTTTGAAGGAAGAAGTCGTGCATGTCGTCCGGTGACGTCTCGAACTTGTGCCATGACGGGCGTTCGCCGTAACCGGAGAGCCAGTTGAAGAAGTTGGTCGCATCTTCGGCGAGTTCTTCATTTGTTGTCAACAAACCGATGTCTGTGTACAGTTTGGCGGTCGAGTCGTTATAGTTGCCGGTACCGAGATGAACGAACCGCTGCAGCACCCCGCCTTCTAAGATGCGGACGACGAGCGTGATCTTCGAGTGTGTCTTCAACTCCTTATAGCCATAAATGACGTGGGCGCCGGCCTTCTCGAGCTGCTTCGCCCATTGGATGTTCTTCTCCTCGTCGAACCGGGCCTTCAATTCGACGAGAACGGTCACTTGTTTCCCGCTCTCGGCGGCGTCGGTCAACGCCTTGATAATCGGTGAGTCACCAGAGACACGATAGAGCGTCTGCTTGATGGCGAGCACGTTCGGGTCTTTGGCGGCTTGGGCGATGAAGCGGACGATCGGGTCGAACGAATGGTACGGGTGGTGGAGCAAATAGTCGCGTTTGAGTAACGCTTGGAACAAGTCTTTCCCCGGCTCGAGTCCTTCTGGGACGAACGGGATGAGCGTCTCATTGATCATGTCATCGTATTCGATACCAATCTTGTTATACACCCCAAACAGGAACGTCAAATCGATTGGGCCGTCGACGAGGAAGATGTCGCGGTCATGCAAGTCGAGCACGTCTTGAAGCATGAACAATAGCTCTTTACTGAGCGACCGTTGCTGAACCTCAAGGCGTATCGCGACACCATAACGCCGTTTCTTCAACTCTTTTTCAATCTGTTTAAGGACGTCGCGGCTTTCTTCCTCATGGAACGGCATATCCGCGTTCCGTGTGATCCGGAACGGCATCGTCGACTCGACTTCAAAACCTTTGAACAGCGAGTCGATGAACTGGATGATGACGTCCTCGAGCAACATCAAATCGGTATGGTCCTCGTCCTCTGTCGGCAATTCGAGATAACGCGGCAACACGGCAGGTACCTGGACGAGGGCGAGCCGTTTTTTGCCTTCATCGGTCGAGGCGATCTCGACGGCGATATTGAGTGATTTGGACAACAGCATCGGGAACGGTCGATAAGCGTCGACGGCAATCGGCGTCAACACCGGGAAGACGTGAGTCCGGAAGTATAACTTGACGAAGTCGAGCTGTTCTTTGTTCAAATGTTTCGGGCGTAGGAAGCGGACGTTCTCCGAGGCGAGCTGTTTGACGATTTTCTTATATGTCGCGTACTGGACCTCCACGAGTTCCTGAGCTTTGATAGAGATGGCTTTGATTTGCTGTTTCGGTGTCAATCCGGCCTTGTCTTCCGGACGGTTGAAGCCGGCGAGCACTTCATCTTTCAATCCGCCGAAACGGACCATGTAAAACTCGTCGAGGTTCGAACTGAAGATGCCGAGAAACTTCAACCGTTCCATGAGCGGGTTGCGTTCGTCCATCGCTTCTTGGAGGACGCGTTCGTTGAAGCTCAGCCAACTGAGCTCGCGGTTATTGAAATGTTCGGGTAAGTAGATGGTCATGAATCTCTCTCCTCTACACGTAACTCGATAGTTTGGTCGATGGCACGTTCCAAATGTTTTTTATGACGGATGCCGCGCTGGACTTCAAAACGCGGCGAGCTGTGCGTATGAAGCGTGAAGACGAGTCCCTCGTCCGTCGAAGAGACGTCGATGTCCTCGACGACTTGACGTTCGGTCAAATCGAGCGCATCGACGAGTTTGACGATCGAGCCGAGCAGCTCTAAGCTCTTCAACATCTTCGAGTCGAACCATTCCGGGAAGCCCTCGATGTGTTGTTCGAGCAGGCGGCGCGATTTATATGACGTCACCAAGGCGAGTGCGAGCCGGTCCTCATTGTTCATCCCTTTAAAGTCGTTCGTCGTGATCAAGTGGAACGTGTGGTCACTCTTGTTGTTATGGTCGATGTATTCCCCGACGTAGGCGAGGCGACAGGCCCCTTCTAACAGGCTGGGTTCGAACGGTTTCGGTTTGATCGTCTTTGTTTCAATCAGGCCGGTATAAATTTGACGGGCCAAGTGAATCAAATGTTTGTGCCGGATTGGGTCGACGTCATACTGTTTCTCGAAGTGACGGAAACTTTCTTCTTTGACGTCACCGAAACGGACCAGATTGTTTTCCTTTAAGTAGTACTCATAGAACAAGCCCTCGCGTAGTCCGTTATTGCTCATCATGAACTCAGGCACTTTCAAATATTTCGCCAGTTCATCGATGGCGGTCACAGCCGGGGCGATGATATCGATTCGGTCTTTCGACAACCCGTCAAGCCGGCCCAACTGTTTACTCGACATATCGATGAGCTCATCGACGACTTCATGCAAGCGGTCGGCTCCGATCGTGTATTGATGGATGCCTTCGAGCGGGAACAACGATAGCGACTGTTCGACCCGGACGAGGTTTCGAGCGGTCCCTCCGACTCCGACGAGCGGAATGCCATGCGGCACGAGCCAGTCGATGTCTTTGAACGACTTCTTCAAAAACGACGTCAGTTGCTTGCGCTCGTCTTTTGAGAGCGTGTCACCTTTCATGAAGTCTTCGGTCAACGTGACGGCGCCGAATGGAAAACTGTGATAGAAGACGAGTTCACGGTCTTTGAAGTACGTCACTTCCATCGAACCGCCGCCGATGTCGACCGAATAGCCATCCTCGATATACGTCGAATTGACGATGGCTGAATAGCCGTAAAAGGCTTCTTCATAATCGCTCAACAGTCGAATCTCCATCCCTGTCGCCTGTCGCACTTCCTCTAAGATGGCTTCAGAATTGCTGGCGTTACGGATGGCGGCTGTCGCGACCGGCAGTACTTCTTTAACTCCATGATGATCGTTCAACCAGCGGAAATGGTTGAGCGTCTCGATGAGCGCCTCGATGCCGGAATCGGACAGTTCATTGTCGTCGGTAATATGACTCGATAACCGGGCCACTTCTTTTACGTTCAGTCGTTCGAAATATTGGCCGTGCCCGTTCACTTCAAAGATGACGTTTCGAATCGAGTTCGATCCGATATCGATGACTGCTAGCTTTTTCTCCACGGAAAAACCCCCTCTGCGTTATCTCTAGTGTACAACGAAGATCCTGAAAAGACATATGCATTTCATACGGACGGACCGACCATCCTCTCTCATCGCCTCATACTTGAAGCCTCGCCTGATATTCTGTATAATACAGACGCCAAGCAAGTAGAAATGATTACGATTTATAACACGAGAGAAGGGTAGCTTATGACGACATCCGTCGTAAAATTAAATCATGTTTCCTATCACTACGATGGGACCGCCGCGCTACAGGACGTGTCCATCGATATTAAACAAGGCGACTTCGTTGCTGTCGTCGGGGAGAACGGATCCGGGAAATCGACATTGATTCGAACGATTCTCGGACTGTTATCCCCACAAACCGGGACAGTGGAACTATTTGGACGCCCTCAAGGCCAGTTCAAAGACAAGTCCCGTATCAGTTACGTTTCCCAAAAAGCGGCATCGTTTAACTCGGGTTTTCCGGTGACGGTCGAGGAAGTCGTTGCCATGGGCCGCTATGGACGGCTCGGTTTGTTCAAGCGTTTGAACATCGAGGATAAGGCGGCCATTCAAAACGCCCTTGAGACAGTCAACATGTGGCAGTTCCGGCATCGGAAGATCGGTAGCTTGTCTGGTGGGCAACAACAGCGCGTCTTTATCGCCCGGGCCATCGTCAATCAGCCGGACCTGCTGATCTTGGATGAGCCGACGGTCGGCGTCGACCAGAAGCATTTGCGCGACTTCTACGAAGTGCTTCATCTGTTGCGTGAACATACGACATGTACGTTCATTCTGGTCACCCATGACTTGAACATCGTCACCGACCTCGTCACGAAAGTCGTCCATCTCGACCATGGACGGATGGCGTGCAACTGTGGATTGAAAGAATATAGTGAACTCGGCGAATTGACCGCGATCAAGCCATATCCGGTCAAAGTGCTCGTCCATGAAGGTACGTCATGATTGCGGATCTGTTTACGTACAGCTTTTTACGTTATGCGTTCATCGCAGCCGTCGTCATCGGGTTCACCGCACCGCTCATCGGCTCATTTGTCGTCGTCAGACGGATGAGCCTGATTGCCGACGCGCTATCCCACATGACGCTTGCCGGAATATCGTTCAGTCTATTTCTCGGACAGTACGTTTTACTGTTCAACGAGTTGAATCCCCTTTACCTCGGGACGCTCGTATCCGTCCTCGCAGCACTCGGGCTGAACTGGCTTCGCGGGAAATATGTGCACTTCCAAGAGTTGTCGATTCCCATCATGATGTCGGCAGGGATGGGGCTTAGTGCCATCTTCATCTCGCTATCGCGTGGATTTTCAATCGATTTGTCGACGCTGTTGTTCGGATCGATTTCTGCGGTCAGTCTGTCGGATATTTGGTTGATTTTGGCGGTGGCCGGTATCACCTTGCTCGTCATCGTCATGTTTTATAAACAGCTGTTGTTCTTGTCGTTCGATGAGGAACAAGCCAAAGTGTCCGGTTTGCCGAGCACGATATTGCATGTGTTGTTCATGTTCGTCGTCGCACTCGTCATCGCAGTCAGCATGCGCATCGTCGGTACGCTTCTCGTATCGAGTCTCATTACGCTGCCGGTCGCGGCTGCACTCCGGTTCACAAACAGCTTTAAACAGACGATTCTTTGGTCGATCGTCTTCGGTGAGGTTGCGACAATCGGTGGGCTCGTGCTCGCCTATGAACTTGATGTCGCCCCAGGCGGTGTCATCGTTTTGCTCGCCGTCTTGATTTTGGCCGTCGTCATGTTGGCCGAGCGATTCGGGATCGCCCGGAAAAAGGAGGTTCGCTATGAAGGAAACTGAACAGTTGGCCCGCTTGCAGTCCTCGTCGCTCAAAGTGACGCCGAAACGGATCGAGATGTTTGCCTTTCTCGCAGCGGAAGAACGCTATGTCAGTGCGAAAGACGTCCTCGATTATATGCGCTCAAAGCATCCGACGATGAGTTTTGACACGGTGTACCGCAACTTGAAATCGTTCGCCGAAGAAGGTCTGCTCGAGGCGACCGAGTTGAACGGGGAAAAAGCGTTCCGTGTCACCTGCGGATCGAATCATCACCATCACCATCTCATTTGTCGAGGTTGTGGTAAGACGAAGTTGCTCGAACTCTGTCCGATGCGCTACGTCGAGACGCTCGACCCTGATTTTGAAGTCGTCGATCATAAATTCGAGATTTATGGGTATTGTAAACAATGTAAGTGACCAAAAAGGGATTGTTCATGCAATCCCTTTTTTGTCGAATCACGAGAGGGGGAGTCGGAATGATTTACACGGCAGCTGAAATCAAGCAGGCCGATGAGACGGCGCTCCGACATGGCATGCCGGCTGACGTCTTGATGGAACGGGCGGCCTCGGCCTTGGCGGCACGTCTTACCTTCAAGTCGAGAACGTCCGTCCTCGTCGTCTGTGGAGCGGGCAACAATGGGGGAGACGGTTGGGTCGTGGCGCGCGAATTGGCGCAACGAGGTCATGCCGTCACTGTCTATGCCCCGTTCGGTGAACCGAAATCGACAGAAGGCAGCAGGCATGCACAGTACGCGCGACAGTTTGTCACGGTCAGCGATGAGCCGCAAGACGCCGATCACGTCATCGATGCATTGTTCGGAGTCGGTTTCCATGGTCCGGTCACGGGTAAGGCCCGTGACGTGATCACATGGATACGCAAGCAACAAGCACCCGTCGTGGCAATCGATGTCCCGTCCGGAGTCCCGAGTGACGACGCAATCAACTTTGACGGTCACGCCGTTGAGGCGGAGATGACGTTTTCGCTCCACGGCTATAAGCGAAGCGCGTTTTTAAAACGGACCGCGCCGTATTACGGCAAGGTCGAGGTCGTTGAGATCGGACTGCCGCATACGTCAAGATGGCGCGTGCTGACCGGATTAGACTTTGACCGCAACCTACTCGAACGGGATTCCTATAGTCATAAAAATACGTATGGCCACGGTCGCTTGATTGGCGGAAGTCGTCATTTGATCGGCGCCCCGTTCTTGGCGGCACGGTCGGCGCTCCGGACGGGAGTCGGTCTGCTCGATTTGGCCATCCCGCATGAGGCGCTCGCGCTCGCCTCGAGTTTGCCGGAGGCAATGTATTACGACATCGACGAGTTGCCGGACAAGGACTACGCTGCCACGGCGATCGGTCCTGGCCTCATCGATGACGAGCGTCTCGAGCGATTGTGGCCACTCATCAGCAATGTGAGCGCGCCGCTCATCGTCGATGCCGGAGCGCTGACGAAAGAGCGTCTCGAGGCATCTGGCCCGCTCACGCTGACTCCGCATCCGGGTGAACTGGCGCGCTTGATCGATAAATCAGTCGACGAGATCGAAGCGAATCGATTTCAGGTTGCCTCAGAATTTGCGATGACGCACGGGGTCCATCTCATCTTGAAAGGGACGTTTACCCTCATCGTCAATCCGGATGGTACCGGGGCGGTCAATACGGTCGAGGCTTCAGCGCTCGCGAAAGGTGGTAGTGGGGACGTGTTGACGGGGATGTTGCTCGCGTTATGGGCGAGAACGGACCGCTTACAAACCGACAAGTCCCCGAATGAGCAAGCGGTTCTCTGGCATGCGCTCGCGGCGAGAAAGGCGAGCGAACAGGTTCATCCGGCGAGCGTGCTCGCGACCGATGTCATCGAAGCGATCGGACGCATCTAAAAAAGAGGAACCCACTCGGGATTCCTCTTTTTTAGTTTAGATGGTGATCGAATTCGTCGTCTCGATGTGACGCACGATGTGTTGGGCCTCGCTCCACGTGGAGATCCGTTTCACGCCGGTCGGCAACGGCTTACGATTATACGGGGCGTCGAACAACAGCACCGGAATCGACGTCTGTTCATGGATGGAGATCGCGTTCTCAAAGCGGTCTTCCATAAACAAGTCGAGGTCGAGCTGTTTGACGACACCGACCTTGTCATGACTCCCCGTCATGATGAGGGAGTCGAGTGGGAGTTCATGCTGTCGAATCCACTCCTCGGTGACGGCGCGCACGGCCTCGCTCCGAGCCGTGACGTAATGGAGGCGGTGCGACTTGCGCATATTCCATAAGACGGCGTTCACTTCGGAATGCGGAAGTGAGCGACGATAAATTGCTTCCTCATGACCTTGTTCAATCATGAAGCGCCAAAACGCTTCTTGTGTCATATCTGTATAAGTATGCAGCTCGTATTCGGTCGCCTGATGATAATCGATGGCGTATCCGAGCGCATCGTTCATATAATGAAAACAACTTTGCGGATCCGTGACGGTTCCGTCGAGGTCAATTCCAATGTGCATATTCGTCCCTCCTTGCTCATAACCCTTATTGTACCAAAAGAGGCTGGGACATAACTAGCCGGTTTTAGAGCTTTTCAATAAAAAGAGGGGTCCGGTCACCGATTTTCGGTGGCCGGACCCCTTCTTTGCACTTCCCCCGATGCCATTGGCGATGAACTTCCGTAGGTTCACCGCCATGAGGGCGAAGCCGAGCTCGCGTTTCACGCGCTGTTTTCCTCTGACGGAGAAGCGGGTGAAACCCAAATTGGCCTTCAGATATCCAAAAACTGGTTCCACGTCCGTCTTGCGGCGGGCGTAGAGGGCACCGGTTTTCTCATCCGAAAGCAGCGTTCTCGTCATATGCTTTTGTTCTTCCCAGGCCCCGTTCACGCTGACCTGGCGGTGTCTCCCCGGTTCGGCCTTCGTGCACAGCTCCCGGAACGGGCAGCCGTCGCAGCTCTCGCACTCGTACACACGGAAGTCGCGGGTGAAGCCGTTCCGGTCGGTCCTGTGGGACTCATGGCTGAACGGGAGCCGTCTCCCGTCCGGGCACGTGAACGTGTCGGTCTCGTCATCGTACGCCCAGTTCGCGATGTTGAACGGGTCCTCGCGCCATTTCTTCTTCTGTTCCTTCCGGTACATCGTATGCGGGATCAAGGGCAGGCGCCCCCGGCGCTCGAGTATGTCCGTGTAGTTCTGCTGGCTCCCGTATCCCGCGTCGGCGACGATGTGGGCGGGCAGGTCGAAGAACGTTTCGATTTCATCGAGGAACGGGATCAACGTCTTCATGTCGGTCGGGTTCGGATAGACGTCATAGGCGAGCGTGTACTGACCTTCGGTTGCGATCTGGACGTTGTAGCCCGGCTTGAGTTGGCCGTTCTTCATGTGATCCTCTTTCATCCGCATGAACGTCGCGTCCCTGTCGGTCTTCGAGTAACTGTTCCGTGTACCGAAGGTGGCCATGTGCCCCTCGTATCGGCGTTTCCGGGTGGCGAAGTCGGCGGCCTGTTTGTGGAGACGACGGGGCACCTTCCGTTCCGCACGCAATCGTTTCCGTTCGGCGACGTCGGTGGTCGAGGCGATCTCCTCGTCGATGGCCTCGATCTTTTCT
This sequence is a window from Exiguobacterium mexicanum. Protein-coding genes within it:
- a CDS encoding NAD(P)H-hydrate dehydratase, whose protein sequence is MIYTAAEIKQADETALRHGMPADVLMERAASALAARLTFKSRTSVLVVCGAGNNGGDGWVVARELAQRGHAVTVYAPFGEPKSTEGSRHAQYARQFVTVSDEPQDADHVIDALFGVGFHGPVTGKARDVITWIRKQQAPVVAIDVPSGVPSDDAINFDGHAVEAEMTFSLHGYKRSAFLKRTAPYYGKVEVVEIGLPHTSRWRVLTGLDFDRNLLERDSYSHKNTYGHGRLIGGSRHLIGAPFLAARSALRTGVGLLDLAIPHEALALASSLPEAMYYDIDELPDKDYAATAIGPGLIDDERLERLWPLISNVSAPLIVDAGALTKERLEASGPLTLTPHPGELARLIDKSVDEIEANRFQVASEFAMTHGVHLILKGTFTLIVNPDGTGAVNTVEASALAKGGSGDVLTGMLLALWARTDRLQTDKSPNEQAVLWHALAARKASEQVHPASVLATDVIEAIGRI
- a CDS encoding IS1182 family transposase, with translation MYKEYTMNQLVLPLDLEVRLQENDIAFAVHDLVEQIPDEAFEPFWRTTGCPAYHPRMMMKIVLCAYTQSAFSGRKIEGLLKDSLRMMWLAQGHEPSYRTINRFRVHPAVAPILKAAFVAFRCHLVETGEIDEEAIFIDGTKIEANANRYTFVWRRAVERYSAALVEKSNQLYDELMADQVIPEIERESPDALSVQELEQVAARLEEKIEAIDEEIASTTDVAERKRLRAERKVPRRLHKQAADFATRKRRYEGHMATFGTRNSYSKTDRDATFMRMKEDHMKNGQLKPGYNVQIATEGQYTLAYDVYPNPTDMKTLIPFLDEIETFFDLPAHIVADAGYGSQQNYTDILERRGRLPLIPHTMYRKEQKKKWREDPFNIANWAYDDETDTFTCPDGRRLPFSHESHRTDRNGFTRDFRVYECESCDGCPFRELCTKAEPGRHRQVSVNGAWEEQKHMTRTLLSDEKTGALYARRKTDVEPVFGYLKANLGFTRFSVRGKQRVKRELGFALMAVNLRKFIANGIGGSAKKGSGHRKSVTGPLFLLKSSKTG